A stretch of Ipomoea triloba cultivar NCNSP0323 chromosome 13, ASM357664v1 DNA encodes these proteins:
- the LOC116001294 gene encoding uncharacterized protein LOC116001294, with translation MRVFDKLFNALNCPAERRVDISVYYLQQRADIWWAAASPALRQSPTFGWEAFKDALREKFYPEHVRTAKYDEFLHLRQGNRSVQEYYTDFLDLSRFAPALVPDERSKTSKFIRGLNFETQKGLSMFRCQTLDEAYSRAASHCQVQQFQREVAGKGKRKSEEDRQQGEKRPKFPHPG, from the coding sequence ATGCGAGTGTTCGACAAGCTGTTCAATGCTCTCAACTGTCCTGCTGAACGGCGTGTGGATATTTCTGTTTACTATCTTCAGCAGCGAGCTGACATCTGGTGGGCTGCAGCTAGTCCGGCCCTACGTCAATCGCCAACTTTTGGATGGGAAGCTTTCAAGGATGCTCTGAGGGAGAAATTTTACCCTGAGCATGTTAGGACGGCTAAGTACGATGAATTCCTTCACCTGCGTCAAGGAAATAGATCGGTTCAGGAGTACTACACCGATTTTCTCGATCTGTCGAGATTTGCACCGGCTTTGGTCCCTGATGAGCGAAGCAAAACGAGTAAGTTCATCCGAGGACTCAACTTTGAGACTCAGAAGGGTCTGAGTATGTTCAGATGCCAGACTCTGGACGAGGCATATAGCAGAGCTGCTAGCCATTGTCAGGTTCAGCAATTCCAGAGAGAGGTCGCTGgaaaaggaaagagaaagagTGAAGAAGATCGTCAACAAGGTGAGAAGAGGCCTAAATTTCCTCATCCAGGCTAG